In Miscanthus floridulus cultivar M001 chromosome 5, ASM1932011v1, whole genome shotgun sequence, one genomic interval encodes:
- the LOC136454597 gene encoding uncharacterized protein: protein MGRGVGRGGARSGGRLRAPMLEKAAAAEEGELRASDSVDAPATVACGFHSTSLSLSTTPPSTDSHSLPLLRSSPPSTGGSHHSSWSSRTRHGIPLPPFLSSSSSLNRRPSSSLSSSLNRRWTAARGTRWRGVAAADPGEGADVDGRGSRRGSRAPAADPGVDGRGSGGGGGRIYREPLLPLLHQADPGDGGPGEGPGGGSGGGAAGEAGSAASPSFPFSAGQIQATAALPEVSTADPAVARPGRADLLQAPPSPSPPGRSRCRRADPGGAAPVEAPAADPAVAWPGRSDLPRAPPSSSTSGGSRRGGPGGGADDGSDGGATGL from the exons ATGGGGCGCGGCGTGGGGCGTGGAGGAGCACGGAGTGGGGGCCGGCTGCGGGCACCCATGCTGGAGAAGGCCGCAGCGGCTGAAGAAGGCGAGCTGCGGGCAAGCGACTCGGTGGATGCACCAGCGACGGTCGCATGC GGTTTTCactccacctctctctctctctccaccactCCTCCCTCAACCGAcagccactctctccctctcctccgatCCTCTCCTCCCTCAACCGGCGGTAGCCACCACTCCTCTTGGTCCTCTCGCACGAGGCACGGCATCCCTCTTCctcccttcctctcctcctcgtcctccctcAACCGGcggccctcctcctccctctcctcctccctcaaCAGGCGGTGGACGGCGGCTCGAGGCACGCGGTGGCGCGGCGTCGCGGCCGCGGATCCAGGCGAGGGCGCCGATGTGGACGGACGCGGATCCAGGCGTGGATCGAGGGCGCCGGCCGCGGATCCAGGCGTGGACGGCCGCGGGTCCGGCGGTGGGGGAGGCCGGATCTACCGCGagcccctccttccccttctccaccaGGCAGATCCAGGTGACGGCGGCCCTGGCGAAGgccccggcggcggatccggcggtggcgcggccggggaggccggatccgccgcgagcccctccttccccttctccgctGGGCAGATCCAGGCGACGGCGGCCCTGCCGGAGGTCTCGACGGCGGATCCGGCAGTGGCGCGGCCGGGGAGGGCGGATCTGCTgcaagctcctccttccccttctccaccGGGCAGATCCAGGTGCCGGCGGGCAGATCCAGGGGGGGCGGCCCCGGTGGAGgccccggcggcggatccggcggtgGCATGGCCTGGGAGGTCTGATCTGCCGCGAGCGCCTCCTTCCTCTTCTACATCGGGCGGATCCAGGCGGGGCGGTCCGGGCGGAGGCGCCGACGACGGATCTGACGGTGGCGCGACCGGGCTGTAG
- the LOC136452118 gene encoding pto-interacting protein 1-like yields MGCFSCCCVADDDDIGRRKKHDDAYVPIPAQVDNFGPSRPPAPAPVIPTGRAQPIAVPAIHLEELKEITKNFSSDALLGEGSYARVYFGVLKDGTKSAVKKLDSSKQPDQEFLVQVSAVSRLKHENVVQLVGYCAEGSTRVLAYEYATRGSLHDILHGKKGVKGAQPGPVLSWMQRARIAVSAARGLEFLHEKADPRVVHRDIKSSNILLFDHDVAKIGDFDISNQAPDMAARLHSTRVLGTFGYHAPEYAMTGQLSTKSDVYSFGVVLLELLTGRKPVDHTLPRGQQSLVTWATPRLSEDKVRQCVDPRLGDEYPPKAVAKMAAVAALCVQYEGEFRPNMSIVVKALNPLLHSRPGNRPAASSASPAAAAAERSGL; encoded by the exons ATGGGATGCTTTTCATGCTGCTGCGTGGCCGATGACGACGACATTGGCAGGAGGAAGAAGCATGACGATGCCTATGTTCCTATCCCTGCTCAAG TTGATAACTTTGGACCTAGCCGGCCCCCAGCCCCAGCCCCTGTCATCCCCACAGGCAGAGCTCAGCCAATTGCAGTACCGGCCATTCATCTGGAAGAGTTGAAGGAAATTACAAAGAACTTCAGCAGTGATGCCCTCCTTGGCGAGGGCTCGTATGCCAGAGTCTATTTTGGTGTGCTGAAAGATGGGACGAAATCTGCAGTGAAGAAGCTTGACTCCAGCAAACAGCCTGATCAAGAATTCCTTGTGCAG GTTTCAGCTGTCTCAAGATTGAAGCATGAGAATGTTGTCCAACTTGTCGGTTACTGCGCCGAAGGGAGCACCCGCGTTCTTGCATATGAGTATGCAACAAGGGGATCATTGCATGATATCCTCCATG GTAAAAAGGGTGTCAAGGGAGCCCAGCCAGGGCCAGTCCTGTCATGGATGCAGCGAGCGAGGATTGCCGTAAGTGCGGCTCGTGGGCTCGAGTTCCTCCATGAGAAGGCGGACCCTCGAGTGGTCCACCGCGACATCAAGTCCAGCAACATACTGCTCTTTGACCATGATGTTGCGAAGATCGGGGACTTTGACATCTCAAACCAGGCCCCTGACATGGCTGCGCGCCTCCACTCTACTCGTGTTCTTGGCACCTTTGGCTACCATGCACCAGA ATATGCCATGACTGGACAGCTTAGCACGAAGAGTGATGTTTACAGCTTTGGAGTTGTGCTGCTGGAGCTTTTAACAGGTCGCAAGCCAGTTGACCACACACTGCCCCGTGGCCAGCAGAGTCTTGTGACATGG GCTACACCGAGGCTTAGTGAAGACAAGGTGAGGCAATGCGTGGATCCAAGGCTTGGAGATGAATACCCTCCAAAGGCTGTAGCCAAG ATGGCTGCTGTGGCCGCCCTGTGCGTGCAGTATGAGGGTGAATTCCGTCCCAACATGAGCATCGTCGTCAAGGCCCTGAACCCCTTGCTGCACAGCCGGCCCGGCAACCGCCCCGCTGCCTCGTCGGCCTCCCCCGCTGCTGCAGCAGCAGAGCGATCTGGACTGTGA